From Diaminobutyricibacter sp. McL0608, one genomic window encodes:
- a CDS encoding ABC transporter substrate-binding protein, with protein sequence MKSIRKPALALIVSAVAVTSLAACAGGGGTASTSANYVDGKPFTLALAADPGNLDPQASAVSALFALTHFAYDPLVNVDAKGKVSSGLAKEWKLDGTTATFTLKSGVTCSDGSTFTAKTAADNVTWVEDPANKSPFLGAFIPAGITAADDSSAGTVTLTLSTPAPFLLQSLANLPMVCDAGLADRSKLATATLGTGPYVLSEAVPNDHYTYKVNKKYTWGPGGASTSAKGTPATVTAKIITNETTAANLLLSGQVNSAQILGPDADRLAKAKLFSQDTPALIGEQWYNNSAGHPTSDPAVRMALTQAVDLGELQKVLTSGKGVAATSFAVIPPVGCAVDSVSAALPKKDVSAAKAGLDAAGWKVGSDGIRVKDGVKLNLTFIYDSSLGAGGTAASELATKAWEAIGAKVTAAQNDETAVSAALFGTGAWDISWEPLNVNSPDQLVGFLSGPAAPKGTNFANIQNADYSSAVAKAMTMNGTDGCQTWADAESALVKAADVVPFANNIVKTFGKGATFQAVGGIVPTSIRMLG encoded by the coding sequence ATGAAATCGATCAGGAAACCGGCGCTCGCGCTCATCGTCTCCGCCGTCGCCGTCACCTCACTGGCGGCGTGCGCGGGAGGCGGGGGCACGGCGTCGACGTCGGCCAACTATGTCGACGGCAAGCCGTTCACGCTCGCCCTCGCCGCCGACCCGGGCAACCTCGACCCGCAGGCCTCGGCCGTCAGCGCCCTCTTCGCGCTGACACATTTCGCCTACGACCCTCTCGTCAACGTCGACGCAAAGGGCAAGGTCAGCAGCGGTCTCGCGAAGGAGTGGAAGCTCGACGGCACCACCGCGACCTTCACCCTGAAGTCAGGTGTGACCTGCTCAGACGGGTCGACCTTCACGGCGAAGACCGCTGCTGACAACGTCACCTGGGTCGAGGACCCGGCGAACAAGAGCCCGTTCCTCGGCGCGTTCATCCCGGCCGGCATCACGGCGGCCGACGACTCGTCGGCCGGCACCGTCACGCTCACCCTCTCGACGCCCGCGCCGTTCCTGCTGCAGAGCCTCGCGAACCTGCCGATGGTCTGCGACGCAGGCCTGGCCGATCGCTCGAAGCTGGCCACCGCCACGCTCGGCACCGGGCCGTACGTCCTGAGCGAAGCCGTGCCGAACGACCACTACACCTACAAGGTCAACAAGAAGTACACCTGGGGTCCCGGCGGCGCGAGCACGTCGGCGAAGGGCACGCCCGCGACCGTCACGGCCAAGATCATCACCAATGAGACCACCGCGGCCAACCTGCTGCTGTCCGGCCAGGTGAACTCGGCCCAGATCCTGGGACCGGACGCCGACCGCCTCGCCAAGGCGAAGCTGTTCTCGCAGGACACCCCGGCGCTGATCGGCGAGCAGTGGTACAACAACTCGGCCGGCCACCCGACGAGCGACCCGGCCGTGCGCATGGCGCTCACCCAGGCCGTCGACCTCGGCGAGCTCCAGAAGGTCCTCACGTCGGGCAAGGGTGTGGCTGCGACCAGCTTCGCCGTCATCCCGCCCGTCGGCTGCGCGGTCGACTCCGTCTCGGCTGCACTGCCGAAGAAGGACGTCTCGGCAGCCAAGGCGGGGCTCGACGCAGCCGGCTGGAAGGTCGGCTCGGACGGTATCCGCGTGAAGGACGGCGTGAAGCTCAACCTCACCTTCATCTACGACTCCTCGCTCGGCGCCGGCGGAACTGCGGCCTCCGAGCTCGCGACCAAGGCGTGGGAGGCGATCGGCGCCAAGGTCACTGCCGCCCAGAACGATGAGACGGCTGTGTCCGCCGCCCTCTTCGGGACCGGCGCCTGGGACATCTCGTGGGAGCCGCTGAACGTCAACAGCCCCGACCAGCTCGTCGGCTTCCTCTCCGGGCCCGCGGCCCCCAAGGGAACCAACTTCGCGAACATCCAGAACGCGGACTACTCGTCGGCCGTCGCCAAGGCGATGACGATGAACGGCACCGATGGCTGCCAGACCTGGGCGGACGCCGAGTCGGCGCTCGTGAAGGCTGCTGACGTCGTGCCCTTCGCCAACAACATCGTGAAGACGTTCGGCAAGGGTGCCACCTTCCAGGCTGTGGGCGGGATCGTCCCGACCAGCATCCGGATGCTCGGCTAA